A window from Gallus gallus isolate bGalGal1 chromosome 5, bGalGal1.mat.broiler.GRCg7b, whole genome shotgun sequence encodes these proteins:
- the NKX2-8 gene encoding homeobox protein Nkx-2.8 yields MATSGRISFTVRSILDLPEQDAHSMKQASDHHHHHSAENYSGSPYRGWIETDRNHYPCEYTTDRSSPSPCSYRVFVPRSSGEDAKKRTASACSLQRRGDPGWEFYRILLNYNNEAAGGSQPRAYERKDYFFPLGLSRAMAESLASGCVLPSLRSYHLISLLGFLPPVSVLQGSACLYWRGSGPPAARKAARTQCLSFQAAMQRCGRSRGCPRASHRGEQPSLSPALRHVCLIPERAADIPLLNRASDESGPELSLPDSTQRSLPARGSEAEKKKKRRVLFSKAQTLELERRFRQQRYLSAPEREQLARLLSLTPTQVKIWFQNHRYKMKRARSEGPGSPPPPRPPALLRRVVMPVPVLLRDGEPCRGFPTSPSPAAARPKLGCALAGCSAQAALAVQGYPACPPTLGVCPAYQHLAHPAVVSWSW; encoded by the exons ATGGCCACATCTGGCAGGATCAGTTTTACAGTGAGGAGCATTTTGGATTTACCAGAGCAGGATGCGCATAGCATGAAGCAAGCTTctgaccaccaccaccatcactcGGCTGAGAACTACAGCGGCTCTCCGTATCGTGGCTGGATAGAGACGGACAGAAATCACTATCCCTGTGAGTATACCACGGACAGGAGCTCGCCATCTCCTTGCAGCTACCGTGTGTTTGTTCCCCGTTCTTCTGGGGAAGATGCGAAGAAGCGAACCGCCAGCGCGTGTAGCCTGCAGCGCCGGGGGGATCCAGGCTGGGAATTTTATAGGATATTATTGAACTACAACAACGAAGCAGCAGGAGGATCCCAGCCACGAGCTTATGagagaaaagattattttttccccctcggTCTGAGCAGGGCTATGGCGGAAAGCTTAGCCTCGGGCTGCGTCCTCCCGTCTCTCCGCAGTTACCATTTAATTTCGCTTCTCGGATTCCTTCCTCCCgtttcagtgctgcagggatCCGCCTGTTTGTACTGGAGGGGTTCGGGTCCCCCCGCGGCGCGGAAGGCAGCACGCACGCAGTGCCTTTCCTTCCAGGCTGCCATGCAGCGCTGCGGCCGCAGCCGTGGATGCCCACGCGCTTCCCACCGCGGCGAGCAGCCTTCGCTCAGCCCGGCGCTGCGGCACGTCTGCCTTATCCCAGAGCGCGCGGCAGATATACCGCTTTTAAATAGAG CTTCCGACGAGAGCGGCCCGGAGCTGAGCCTGCCCGACTCCACGCAGAGGTCGCTCCCAGCCCGCGGCTCGGAGGCcgagaagaagaagaagaggcgGGTGCTGTTCTCCAAGGCTCAAACGCTGGAGCTAGAGCGCCGGTTCCGGCAGCAGCGGTACCTCTCGGCGCCGGAGCGGGAGCAGCTGGCCCGCCTGCTCAGCCTCACCCCCACGCAGGTGAAGATCTGGTTCCAAAACCACCGCTACAAGATGAAACGGGCGCGGAGCGAGGGCCCCGGCAGCCCTCCTCCTCCGCGCCCGCCCGCTCTGCTGCGCCGGGTGGTGATGCCGGTGCCGGTGCTACTGAGGGACGGGGAGCCGTGCCGGGGCTTCCCCACCAGCCCCTCGCCAGCCGCCGCCCGCCCCAAGCTGGGCTGCGCGCTGGCGGGCTGCAGCGCCCAGGCCGCCCTCGCCGTGCAGGGCTACCCGGCCTGCCCGCCCACCCTCGGCGTCTGCCCCGCGTACCAGCACTTAGCGCATCCCGCCGTCGTCTCCTGGAGCTGGTGA